The Solanum dulcamara chromosome 6, daSolDulc1.2, whole genome shotgun sequence genome contains the following window.
ATAGAGCACAAGAACTAGGAATTCAAGAAAAGAATCAAGGCAAAAATACAACTATCAATAAAAGGCCACATTCTCAAAAGGGTAACTAGAGGTATTATATATGGAAAGACTAAAATTCACaagacatattaaaaaaaaatctattatcATCTTCTAAACAAAGTaacatgttttatttttcttcaataaCCCGCGGGACAAGTTCTACTTTAAGATGAAAAACATAGAATATTGAAGAAGTTCTCACCTCTCATTACATAAATAGCAATCAAGAGAAATTAATTCAACTTTTAAGATGGAAAGAGTCACCACAATcattaaaataagaataattatatatagaatCAAAATCATAAGCTTAGGCGTCAGAATGTTTGATAGTTTACTAACACTCAAGAATTAAAAGGATAGTACTGTTCAAATTCAGGCCCAAATATGATAGTATCAATTCAGTCAAAAGGGTCTTTTATTTTCTCtcctacaaataaaaaaataaaagttactCCTAGAAAAAATAATACCACGTTCAAAGGTCCCCACTCGAAAAAGAACCGAGACAATAAGAAAAAACTAAGGATCGATGAGATATaccacataaaataaaataaaataaagtaaaaagaaaatcatatgGCATACTCATCCTTAACCTCACAAATATCAGACGATTCCCCACCTCACacttaaagtcatattttatacTCAAAGCATTTCATAGCAACAATTACCAACAAGGGTTAGAGAGGTACTACTTGAGGCCCTCTAAGGCCTAGTTAAAATCATGTTTCCTCAATTTTCATCAAGGATCGCAGAAATCATACTTAAACTTAAACATGCTTCTTAGCTTCAATTTTTGAGTACTCATGAATCCTCTAATCTGcacatcaaaaataaaatgtgaCACTAAAACCTTCTTGCATGATTGAGAGATTGAGGCTATTATTGACTACCAAGCTAAGTAAAAACAAGGGAATAAAGCAACTCTTGTTCTTCATTCACGGGAAAAGGCAATCACCGGTGGAAGCCACATAGGAGCAATATGAAGATTTGTGGCAATTCAAAAACAAGATTTGACAGTTTAGGTAGTATCAGTACAGTACATTCGCTACAACATCAATTGGGGGAGAGTGTGATAATCCGCCATGTAATCATGCCACTTAGGCATTACATGGCACAAAGTTGTCCTTGTGGAAGACTTACATAGGAAGCAGACTAGTCCTTGATGGAATATTCTCGAGATATATGAAGTGTTTCCTTGAAAGACTTTAGAATTCCATGAATTTATATGGAAGGTCTTTGGAACATTCTAGTTGTGTAAATAATTCTAGAATATAGGGAGTTGTACACAATGTATATTTGCAAATTATTCCCTAagtgagtagtataaatagaaggaCATTTATTTGCAAAGGCATGAAACAAAACTTCCAACTCTTGAGCAATTTGGAAATTCTCTTGTGTGTCTCTTTAATTCAACATCTCCTTAATGATCTagtgttaaaaaaaattacttgagcttgcaagaagATTCATGATCCAACTGTCAAGTGTTGCATTATGTGTTTAGTGAATGTCTAATCCCGTGACAGTGCGCTAAGTTTTTTCCAAAGAAGGATATAAACCTTCACGTGCACGAAGAACAGAACGAATTACTGGGAAGTACATTTTAAAGGAAACTATTTGTCTTTCACCTTCAAATACCTTCCTCCTGATGCTTTCATTGATATATAGAAGTTCAATTGAATCATAATAATGTTTATTTTAATATCGGATGCAACGTGTACTCTTTCTTACTATATTTGTCTTTAGTTTaaccaaatgacataaataaCCAATAAGTAAATATATAAAGCACGATGACCAATCACGTATACTCGAGACATTATGGCGTGTAGAAGAGAACAAGAGATCACATCAATGTACAAGTAACTTTTAAATGAGTATCCCAGAAGCTAATGCAAAGACATATATTAGAAGTGCAACATGAATACTAGCACCAATAaaacaagagaaaaatattgtttGATCTTTGTAGCTGAAGACGTTCCTGGATTTACCCTCGTCTCGTGCCTTCCAACATCAATCATGATCTCAAATCGACAATTAGAAGAGTTGCGGCCAGAATTAGAAGACGAAGGAGATGGATCAATTGTTGTAATGACCGATAAGTTGTGAAACCTTTCACACGACCCCTTCTGTTGATTCATAGTTTGATAGTACATATTAAAGGCATATGAAGCATTGCTCTTAACGTCCAGTCCACCACAGGACGAACCATATCCAAGGCTAGTACAATCTGCATAGCTACAAGCATAGTTGATACTGTCTGGCAAGTTAGGGTCCATAACATTAGCATCAGGGGCCATCACACACCATTTCCTTGCTAAATATCGAACGCCTTTTGCCGCCGTCAAGCTTCGGTTGTTACCTAAATTGAGTTGGTACTTGATGGCTCCATCATAGTAAAAAATGCCCCAATGTCGCTCGAAATTACCTGGTTGGATGCTCTTGGTGTCTTCGTCAATGAGCCCGAATAGGTAAATGTCCGGGGGAGTGGACCGTTTTGGGGTACCTATGCCACGACTAATTCGGTCTAGTAGACCTTGATTGAACTTCCTAGCATACTCAATGTTGGCATTGGAATCACCATCGGTAGGCCAACCGATCTCTCCTACGATTATAGGCAATGACCCAAAACCATTTTTTTCGAGAGCCCAAACGAGAGTATCATAATTAGCTTCAAAAACATTAGTGTACGAGATGGAACCATCAACAACAGGAGATGAAGTTCCAGAGAAAAAGGCAAAATCGATTGGGAAATGGGGATCTGCGTAGAGGCTAAGGAACGGGTAGATGTTAATGGTGAGAGGACCCCCATTATCACTTAGGAACTTGACAATATTCATCATGAGACCATGAATGTCTGGTCTGAAATTTCCACCCGAGGGGACTCCACTGGCTGTCTCATACACATCAGCATTAATTGGAACTGTGACCTTGACTTGTCGACCTAGGCCTGCTTTGATAAGAGCTGCTTGTACATTTTGGAGGGCCGGAAATGTTGTGTTAAGGAATGTGTCTTTGTAGTCTTTCAGAAAAGGCTCATTTCCCACCGCAACATATCTGAGAGACAATCAAGTTGTATTTGTATAAAATAGTAAGAAGAAAGTAAACAAATTTATAATTATGTGTAGTACctttttgttgatttgattgCATAACTATATATGTTTACCTAGTCAATATGCATAACTTAAACTCTTAATTATattgatatttaaaaaatgtaatagtttttttattttgatttatgtAATATAGTTTGACTAAACACAAATTTTTAAGAAatatggatttttttttaaatattccaaaaccattcttaaaataaatgatcttttaaATAGAAAAGTATCATTTTGTAGACCTTTTTGTCAAATAAGTGGGAATCTAAATGAGTAAAATGTTAATAGTGTCATTAAATATTtgcaaataattaaaaaatggtCTCAATCTTTTTGGGACTGACTTAAAACGAAaatatgtcatataaattgagataaaaaaataataaataatatagttggttattataataaattaaattctatttaataatataaaaaacatTCACTATATATAGCTTTAAATATTATGGCAATAGAGCACAGGAATTTTATATATCACATTTGGTTGGTCTCGTAAGTATTGGAGTAgttaaaaaggaaaacaaaaaaaatccagtttacatatatacatccatatcatttTGAAGGTAAGAGTTAATTTGATGACATCCTATATATCCACAGGTCAGAAAGAAAGATATGCATAATCACCTAACGAGACATCACCTTAAACAGATCGATATTCCATAGTCCATACCTTAGTTTATAAGTAAGCTCACGTACATTTTGCGCAGCTGAAATTATAATCTCGGGTAATTTACGGATAACAATATTGAAGATAGGAACTTAAATAGTACGTACAATATATTCTCTTCTTCTGTTTTCAAGTCATCTATCTTTATGCTTGATGAACACaatctatttatttattgcaAGCCAATGATATACGACCAAATGTATTTAGAATTATGGTAAGCAAATGAATAAACCTGATATCTACACCATTCTTGGAAATAAAGGATGAAACATTTTGTTGCACCCATTGTTCAGCTGCACGAACACTAGCGGACAATGGTGCCAACAAGTCATTAGGTATGCCAACCATAACTTGAACACCTGATCTTCCCAGCGCCTTCAACACTCCTGGATCCGCTTCGAACAATTTCACTTTATTGCATCCATTATCTTTTAAAAGCTTCACTACGATATTCGGTGGAAGCGGATGACTCGCCCGCGTACCCCAATTGACGCCTAGACCTTCCGTAATTAAACATTTTTCAAGTGTTAATAACAAAATCCACAAGAAGAAGATGTTGTAAAAATAGTTCATTATAATTAGTAGAGAAGATGATGCTAatgtattaatattaatatatacttCATGAACCTGATTGTGGGAGGGGTTTATATATGTACTTATTTGGAGTTGAAAAAGATTGTACGTATTTAAAAGAAAGGGATCACAACTTTGGAGCAATGGAAAGGTTAGTTGAGAAAGAGAAAGGAATGAAGTACGAATGCTGGTTGACTCCCTTCCTAGGTTTCCTCTACTCAAGTTTTATGCTCAAGAAATGCACCTACCTACCTACCTTAGTTTGAGCCTCtactaattatttttcaatttatcATATGTATATAAGGAATAAACGTCATGTTTTCTttacccttcttttcttttttttaattcaaaaagaAACTCTTGAGATCAGGAAGGACATATTCTCACTTCTCTATGAcgaaaaagaaacaaatattGTCTTCTATTGCTAACTAGATACAAAACACGTGCGAGCATGACCTAATATAAGTTATTTTaattgtctcaatttatatggtATTGATAGAATTAAGAAAGTCGATGAAAATTTATatgattataaatattttaagctcttaattattatgatttataataccttttacataattttaaaattatatatgttaTTCCTTCTATCTAAATTTTATGTGCCACAATAAAATTTCGAGAGTTAACCAAAATTTCAATGTGTTTTTAAAATATCTGAAGTTATTAACTATTGTGATTCAtagtactattttttaaaatatatttttaaatacattacATACTGAAAAGAAAAGtgagacaaataaattaaaatttaaacgaagaatatatactaaatataaATAGAGCAAATTGAAGTAGAAGGGCAAATGTCCCAAATAGAGTCAATTTTAAGGTTTATGTAATACTCCCTTCCTCCGTCCCGAAATAAGTGATATGTTAGTAAAAATCACGtaaattaagaaatttttataaatacaatGTGTAGTTTACTAAATTATCCCTTATTAGGAAatactttttgaaaaattaaatacTATTAAGAAGATGAAAGGTACGGATATAattagaaaatatattattttttttcttgaatttctaagatgacatttaattatttagataccTTTTGTTTGTTAAGATGACACTTATTTTGGTGtggagaaaatattaaaatataaattttaactttttaaaataaattgttACTCTCTttattcacttttacttgtcctcTCTTTTAACAttagattttaatttttatttgtcatttttaacatatcaagaaaatacactattttttttcaaattttacttttaacattaattacttatttctcaaattaatttttctaaacaccaattaataaaaatattgtgataaaataattatgccAATCATCATTTTTAATAGATATGTCAAATTTAAATGtgacaaataacaaataacaaaagaaacaaCTAATACATGTGCATGAAGGGACCAATTCTTTTACTCCATCAATATCTGATTgcaaaattgataaaaatttaATTGTAAAATTCAAGTTGTTAgtgtaaaatatataatttataggAGAAATCAAATACTCCTTTCCTTTTTATATGAGTTATTTTGATTAGGGACGAggttaaaagaaaaagaaaaccttttgaattttgtggtctaaaaataaatgtcatgacccgaatTAGGGCCAAGTCGTGACACGACGACCAAAAACTAGAAAGATCCtgaccaagccatcttagcatgcATTGCATTCAAAAGTTCAACGAAAAATAATGAAATCAAGCGGAAGAATAGTCTCAATCATAGAAGTCTAcgaatgaaaatgaaaatttaaGTCATATGTCCAAACGGATTACATCCGCTCTATGTCTAACCATTCCTCTACATACTGGATGGGGGCTTAGAACAATCTCCTAGCTCACTCTACAATAAAAATGAGTCAAAAGTAATAACATGAAAGAAAGTCTCTTCcttgatgaatgaggactcaccaaacaaTTTGGAAACACTAGCGAGCTCTAGTCATGAATGGAATACATCGTATGATCattcatccctacattatgatataatgtaggaaaaagtatgcgttagtactttgaatgtactaagtatgtgggaaaTGCAATACATGGCATAAGAGAAACAATGTAATGATAAAGGTTAGAACACATGATAAGTAAACCATTTATACAAAATAGTGAATCATGAGTAAGGCTAATgtcatttaaaaacataatgcAATCTAAAAAAGAGAACTTGTACAATGCATGGGTAGTCATAAGTCATAatagaaaatcataaaagaGCTTGTAAGTTCATAAGTAGTAAGAATCTTAAGTCATAGTGAGAGTCGCAAAACTATGAGTGAGAGAGACCATAACCAACATGAAATCATGTGAGCTAAACCATGGAGTCCCGATGTTTACCCATAAACCGGAGGAAAGAGGGGAGATGCTTGCCAAGATAGAGTCCCCAATGCCTAAATGGATCCAATAAGCGATTGTATGAATTGGGTTCTCACCCCTATTTCTTAGACTCTAGTACTCACCTCCaaaccttgatattttgggtactcacctcttagagatttgggtattcgcctctagtCTATTTATATCTACGATGGCACGTAGTTTCGGGATATGGGTATTCACCTCTAGTCCAACTCAGTGCTAGATAGTACTCTCACAAGAATAGGAAATCATATGCCTTAAGTCATAATCTTAGGATAGCTCCTTAATTGTTAACTAGGTGAGAGATCCTCCATTATCATTCATACTTAACCCGAATTTCATCATAAGACTCAATTCATACTTTTAATGTAACTTTCTTGGAAGCCTTATTAAATCATCCTCATAATATATATAGCTTATCATAATGCATACTCAATCTTATTATGATGAAACTTGCTTGAACCTCTTGTAAACATCATTCTTAGCTTTGATGAGTAATTCATAAACCTTGATAAAcattcataaaaacatcattaggCTATTAGTTCACCCTCATTCGTGAAACATAATcacatacttgaaattcataatcatagcttatacttgaaattagggtggaaacatgaatacatgaacaattgacttgaaaatcatgaaattacttaaaaacatgcaatatcggcccatacataattcatgaaaataatatcaagagGATGCATAATTGAAAAATACCCATTATTCATagcatgaaccctaaagatcaatgtagTAGAATTCAAAAAACTTCTTCGATTCCATGCATGAATCATCATTTTATATCAAAATGggataaaaatcaaaattatatataataatacatGGGTTTGGGAAACACTCCATCGAAATCGTGCAATTGAGATTGAAGTATTCATAATCAAGACATAGGaatcatttaaaatcataatcaaggcaacccaatgcaatttcacAAAACCCAAAATTTATAGACTTGAAATTTACATTGAATTTGAAGAAAACCCTTGGTCTTCATGGATGAAATAAGTCTATGGATGAAACCCCTCAAAAATACCTTAGCTATTAAGGCCCTAGAATTCGAGATGGAATGATGGAATCGTTGGAACCCTACCTTGGAGAAGATGAAGTTCTTGGAAGAGTCTTTTCTTCCTTGcctttgagaatttgagaaaatgaataAGAGTaggggaaatttgaagaatgggGTAGTTATAAGCTCTGAATCTTTCCCCAaaagtgtctagattcattgaacATAAAATGGGAAAGTACGggaatacccttcattaaactgGTCGGAGGACCTTACGAATGAAACCCTATAAGTCATCAACTTTTATACGTATCTTCAACATGAGTCTCAAAGTGATGCACCAAACAACAATCAAGCTACTGGAATATGCATTGGCTTCTACGACtcgtttctatgagtcgtacaaATGACTCGTCAACCCCTACTGATGTTGGGTTAAAATTCAGGCCTTAGGGCTCATCCTGCGAGTCCACTTTACAATTCTTCCTTTCCTCTATGACTTATCCAGTTGAGTCATTCTTAAAGTACCAAGGCTTGTCAATTTCACAAAATAATAGGTCTATTCTACGACTCATTCTATTAGTCTTCCAaatttctacgagtcatcaacTCGACTCGTAAATTCCGCCCACACTTAGTTAAATTTTCCTTCCTCAGCATCAATTCTACGAGTAACTCCTACGATCCGTAGGATTTCCTACGACACTCGTAGAACTGAGATAATCCACTATTCTCCATGTTTTACTTCAttctgacttttcaacttttggggtcatAGAATAAGTCATTAGAAATTTGTATggctataaattattttattaaggtaaattaagaatttaaaattaaattggtactaaaataaaaatatatcattgtCATGATCCGATTTCTCAAGTTATGATGGCACCTATTTTAACCCAATAGTATGTAAGCCAATACATAAACCTGAAACAATaggtaatgggtttgagggaagaaactaacCATGAATGAAAAAATCTAACACAAACATAATAAACAAGCGAAAGCAAACCCAACACCTGATGTATACAACTAagaatccctcccagaacccagaggtcacaagtacagagctactacaaataaaagatgagtacaagtcccaaaagtggaccgaaaatatatatatatatcaattggctagtctcaaaaaggcaaaagacgggctgTCCATACTAaaggagacaaaaatgatcccaaaacgtctagtgctcaccctagtctctgaagttgAATGCACAGGCTTGATCTATCCGCGATGGTAGATGGTGCTCAGttctgcatcacaaaagtagatgcagagtgtagt
Protein-coding sequences here:
- the LOC129892328 gene encoding glucan endo-1,3-beta-glucosidase 5-like gives rise to the protein MNYFYNIFFLWILLLTLEKCLITEGLGVNWGTRASHPLPPNIVVKLLKDNGCNKVKLFEADPGVLKALGRSGVQVMVGIPNDLLAPLSASVRAAEQWVQQNVSSFISKNGVDIRYVAVGNEPFLKDYKDTFLNTTFPALQNVQAALIKAGLGRQVKVTVPINADVYETASGVPSGGNFRPDIHGLMMNIVKFLSDNGGPLTINIYPFLSLYADPHFPIDFAFFSGTSSPVVDGSISYTNVFEANYDTLVWALEKNGFGSLPIIVGEIGWPTDGDSNANIEYARKFNQGLLDRISRGIGTPKRSTPPDIYLFGLIDEDTKSIQPGNFERHWGIFYYDGAIKYQLNLGNNRSLTAAKGVRYLARKWCVMAPDANVMDPNLPDSINYACSYADCTSLGYGSSCGGLDVKSNASYAFNMYYQTMNQQKGSCERFHNLSVITTIDPSPSSSNSGRNSSNCRFEIMIDVGRHETRVNPGTSSATKIKQYFSLVLLVLVFMLHF